In the Topomyia yanbarensis strain Yona2022 chromosome 3, ASM3024719v1, whole genome shotgun sequence genome, one interval contains:
- the LOC131687059 gene encoding GATA zinc finger domain-containing protein 17-like produces the protein MVLPGFRMFVLFAVVSTVSAGIDDFFDNLFSAFTHKDSIPGNSSTTSAETELNTTTIAHIQQAPPAVQLTTTVEALISAENSTKPTHLELVDPTTLRPSTETIKSGTSSVPVLLSRKKRDYSTTSVEDNDDDDDDDDDTDDNDDDDDEGNTPIPITTRTAATTTTTTKIVISSNSEPVTNGPGEDDYPLP, from the coding sequence ATGGTTCTTCCTGGATTTCGCATGTTTGTGCTTTTTGCTGTAGTGTCTACGGTTTCAGCCggaattgatgattttttcgaCAATCTGTTCAGTGCTTTCACACATAAAGATTCGATTCCTGGAAATTCTTCCACTACTAGCGCGGAAACTGAATTAAATACCACGACTATAGCACATATTCAGCAAGCTCCACCGGCTGTTCAACTAACGACAACAGTTGAAGCGTTAATATCTGCGGAGAATTCAACAAAGCCGACCCATCTCGAACTCGTTGATCCAACGACGCTTCGACCATCAACTGAAACAATTAAAAGTGGTACTTCAAGTGTTCCCGTATTACTGTCCAGAAAGAAACGGGATTATAGCACCACAAGTGTTGAGGataacgatgatgatgatgatgatgatgatgatactgaCGATAATGATGACGACGATGACGAAGGTAACACACCAATACCAATTACTACTAGAACTGCAGCAACAACAACTACTActacaaaaatagtaatatcaAGCAATAGTGAACCTGTAACGAACGGCCCCGGCGAAGACGATTACCCACTACCGTAG